One stretch of Solenopsis invicta isolate M01_SB chromosome 16, UNIL_Sinv_3.0, whole genome shotgun sequence DNA includes these proteins:
- the LOC113004793 gene encoding uncharacterized protein LOC113004793, whose protein sequence is MLADVERLHYLKTRVQGEAEERIKNLPTTSDNFKRVWAILEERYENKRVLVRSCLSTFSMMSRMKTESVTDLKKLVNSMLQTASTLESIGQKSAYDNDFFMPSVIELMNSRSRREWEEATGDLRDPPSFDSRSFWSVDCSHWKLFNRLRGMRAQRLPSTSLFSQSARANLAQKTKQSQCTLCQKEHYILHCNDFQKKQPAQKKEFAESKLCFNCFGNHALTECPSRKSCAVCNARHHSSIHDVCISKVSSKLTASSSASPTSLHVHQFEEKKAAVLLATAQVGITDKYGARHTVRALIDPGSEISIASEALNVFAFRAYPPQCQSSALAGNRPR, encoded by the coding sequence ATGCTCGCTGACGTCGAAAGACTCCACTACCTGAAGACTAGAGTGCAAGGTGAAGCCGAAGAGAGAATCAAAAATCTGCCGACCACTAGTGACAATTTTAAACGAGTATGGGCCATCCTGGAAGAGCGCTACGAAAACAAGCGCGTACTCGTGCGCTCGTGTCTCTCGACCTTCTCCATGATGTCTCGGATGAAGACAGAATCAGTTACCGATCTCAAGAAATTGGTCAACAGCATGTTGCAAACCGCGAGCACTCTGGAAAGCATCGGGCAAAAGTCTGCCTAtgacaatgatttttttatgcCTTCCGTCATCGAACTCATGAATTCACGATCCAGACGAGAATGGGAAGAAGCCACGGGTGACTTGAGAGATCCTCCTTCCTTTGACTCAAGAAGTTTTTGGAGCGTAGACTGCTCGCATTGGAAGCTCTTCAATCGTCTTCGGGGAATGCGTGCGCAACGACTTCCGTCTACGAGTTTGTTCTCGCAATCGGCTCGAGCAAATTTAGCACAGAAAACGAAGCAAAGCCAATGCACGCTATGTCAAAAGGAGCATTACATCCTTCATTGTAATGACTTCCAAAAGAAACAGCCTGCTCAAAAGAAGGAGTTTGCGGAGAGCAAGCTGTGCTTCAACTGCTTTGGCAACCACGCTTTGACAGAGTGTCCATCGCGGAAATCTTGCGCCGTCTGCAACGCACGACATCATAGTTCCATTCACGATGTGTGCATCTCTAAAGTCAGTTCCAAATTGACGGCTTCCTCCAGTGCTTCTCCAACGTCGCTTCATGTGCATCAATTCGAGGAAAAGAAAGCCGCAGTCTTGTTGGCCACCGCACAAGTAGGCATAACAGATAAGTATGGTGCTCGTCATACAGTTCGCGCATTAATCGATCCCGGGTCCGAGATTTCAATTGCAAGCGAGGCGCTCAACGTCTTCGCCTTCCGCGCTTACCCGCCTCAATGTCAATCTTCGGCGTTGGCGGGCAACAGACCGAGATGA